A part of Lacibacter sp. H407 genomic DNA contains:
- a CDS encoding DUF58 domain-containing protein, with protein sequence MFWLLLLAGGVTYVLSQFVLKTLYISNRFFQLLAVNICLFLIAFFFPAMEMPAQVFFLLLSIALLADLFFLFVINRKPAIERIVPERLSNGDENPIQLQLKNRYPFQIKVELIDELPMQFQKRDFSMKLQLKPGENRVLHYHLRPTERGEYQFGFVQVFVQSLLGLVERKFTGAEERMIPVYPSFIRMRQYQLQAEAAQTKEAGNRRLRKIGHSMEFEQVKEYVQGDDVRNINWKATARKTSLMVNSYTDEKSQQVYCVIDKGRLMKMPFNDLTLLDHAINASLVMCNVALYRQDKFGLLTFSNKMGSVLAADRKPVQLEKVLQLLYNQQTAFLESDFELLYTQIRATIKQRSLLILFTNFESLAGMQRQMLYLKRIAKYHLLLLVFFENTELKQVSVQNVSDIEDLYVKTIAGKYMHEKQLIVKELQNAGILSILTAPENVTVNTINKYIEIKTRQAI encoded by the coding sequence ATGTTCTGGCTACTACTATTAGCAGGTGGAGTAACGTATGTACTGTCGCAGTTTGTACTGAAGACCTTGTACATCAGCAACCGTTTTTTTCAACTGTTGGCAGTAAACATTTGCCTGTTTCTGATCGCCTTCTTTTTTCCCGCAATGGAAATGCCGGCACAGGTATTTTTCCTGCTACTGAGTATTGCGTTACTGGCCGACTTGTTTTTTCTTTTTGTGATCAACCGGAAACCGGCAATTGAACGCATCGTTCCAGAACGGTTAAGTAATGGTGATGAGAACCCGATTCAGCTTCAGCTAAAAAACAGGTATCCGTTTCAAATCAAAGTTGAACTGATTGATGAATTGCCGATGCAATTCCAAAAACGTGATTTCTCGATGAAGCTGCAATTAAAACCCGGTGAAAATCGTGTGTTGCATTATCATCTTCGTCCAACTGAGCGGGGTGAATATCAGTTTGGATTTGTGCAGGTATTTGTGCAATCGCTGCTGGGATTGGTCGAGCGGAAATTCACAGGTGCAGAAGAACGGATGATACCGGTGTATCCTTCGTTTATACGTATGCGTCAGTATCAACTACAGGCAGAAGCCGCCCAAACAAAAGAAGCAGGTAACCGCCGTTTGCGGAAGATCGGCCATAGCATGGAATTTGAACAGGTGAAAGAATATGTGCAGGGCGATGATGTACGCAATATCAACTGGAAAGCAACGGCACGCAAAACATCGTTGATGGTAAACTCGTACACCGATGAAAAAAGTCAGCAGGTGTATTGCGTAATCGATAAGGGACGTTTGATGAAAATGCCATTCAATGATCTCACATTACTTGATCATGCCATAAATGCAAGCCTGGTTATGTGTAATGTGGCATTGTACCGGCAGGATAAGTTTGGATTGCTCACTTTCAGTAATAAAATGGGATCGGTGTTGGCTGCTGATCGTAAACCGGTACAGTTGGAAAAAGTATTGCAGCTGCTCTATAATCAGCAAACAGCGTTTTTGGAATCCGATTTTGAATTATTGTACACACAAATAAGAGCTACAATAAAACAACGCAGTCTGCTTATTCTTTTCACCAACTTTGAATCACTGGCCGGTATGCAACGGCAAATGCTGTATCTGAAACGGATCGCCAAGTATCATTTATTATTACTTGTATTTTTTGAGAATACGGAGTTGAAACAGGTGTCCGTGCAAAATGTAAGTGATATTGAAGACCTCTATGTAAAAACAATTGCAGGCAAATACATGCATGAAAAACAGCTGATCGTAAAGGAACTGCAGAATGCAGGTATCCTGAGTATTTTAACCGCTCCGGAAAACGTAACGGTAAATACCATCAATAAATATATTGAGATCAAAACAAGACAGGCGATCTGA
- a CDS encoding alpha/beta hydrolase family protein, with the protein MRKLSLLFAFFISLNLFAQDAVNYQLPPKDIMDLALAKPTPTVSVDSKGQWMLLIERNMYPLVDELGQPEVRVAGLRINPANFSQSRQNYINNFTLKNIASGKEYKISGLPANLLGNSVSWSRNDKKIAFTHSTGSTVDLYVIDVATQKAMKVNKTSLNVVLGGAFSWLDDNTLLYKIIVKPASAMPKRPITPPGPTVQESYGKAAPRPTYQDMIKSPYDESLFEFFTTAQLVKNVNGVETKINQPAIYSSITASPDKKYWLVRTIRKPFSYVVPANGFNSTIAVHDANGKFVKEIAKLPSSETAPSGSDNVADVPRGIEWRDDEAATVVWCKPLDGGLIKNTAEFRDAVYALPAPFTAQPKELFKTKMRFGGVTWGNSTFAIVQEMLRSKVIGRMSRWNPSTGEMELLMERSMTDLYGNPGSPVTEKNSFGRDVVIPKDGKLLMNNTTGASPKGDLPYLAYFDLATKQNEIIWRCKEDEYEVVTDIIDRNSLTVITRRETQNDVPNYHMKTMKGVVANSGKQLTDFKNPYPQLDGISKQKISYKRADGVDLTGNLYLPKGYDVKKDGPLPVLMWAYPREFTNARDAAQVRGSQNMFTRISWGSPIFWVTQGYAVLDAAEMPIVSTNPDKKPNDDFIEQLKLNARAAIDKLAAMGVGDSTRVGVGGHSYGAFMTAHLLSHTNWFKGGIARSGAYNRTLTPFSFQNEDRTYWQAPQLYFDMSPFSYAHKIKTPILLVHGDTDDNTGTYPIQSERMFQALKGNGGNVRYVSLPYEAHGYRGKENILHLLWEEHMWLEKYVKGKK; encoded by the coding sequence ATGAGAAAATTATCCCTTTTGTTCGCATTTTTCATTTCGCTGAACCTGTTTGCACAGGATGCAGTGAACTATCAGCTTCCGCCTAAAGACATTATGGATCTGGCTTTAGCAAAGCCCACACCAACAGTAAGTGTGGATAGCAAAGGCCAATGGATGTTGTTGATCGAACGGAATATGTACCCGTTGGTTGATGAGTTAGGTCAACCTGAAGTAAGAGTTGCTGGTCTTCGGATCAACCCTGCTAACTTTTCACAAAGCCGTCAGAACTATATCAACAACTTTACACTGAAGAATATTGCTTCAGGTAAAGAATACAAAATATCCGGTTTGCCAGCCAACCTGCTTGGCAATAGTGTTTCGTGGAGCCGGAACGATAAAAAGATTGCGTTTACCCATAGCACGGGTTCTACCGTTGATCTCTATGTGATCGACGTAGCTACACAAAAAGCTATGAAGGTGAACAAAACATCTCTCAACGTAGTGTTAGGCGGAGCATTCAGCTGGTTAGATGATAACACATTGCTCTACAAAATTATCGTAAAGCCAGCTTCTGCCATGCCAAAGCGCCCCATTACACCTCCCGGCCCAACGGTACAGGAGAGTTATGGTAAAGCGGCACCACGTCCAACTTATCAGGATATGATCAAATCGCCTTATGATGAATCGTTATTTGAATTTTTCACCACTGCACAGTTGGTGAAGAATGTAAATGGTGTTGAAACAAAAATTAATCAGCCGGCTATCTATTCATCAATCACTGCATCACCTGATAAGAAGTATTGGTTGGTTCGTACTATCCGCAAACCGTTTTCATATGTGGTTCCTGCCAATGGATTTAATTCAACGATTGCTGTGCACGATGCAAACGGAAAATTCGTGAAAGAGATCGCTAAACTTCCTTCGTCTGAAACAGCTCCTTCCGGTAGCGATAATGTGGCGGATGTACCACGTGGAATTGAATGGCGTGATGATGAAGCGGCAACTGTTGTTTGGTGCAAACCATTAGATGGTGGTTTGATTAAGAACACAGCAGAATTTCGTGATGCTGTGTATGCATTACCTGCTCCCTTCACTGCACAACCAAAAGAATTATTTAAAACAAAAATGCGTTTCGGAGGTGTAACATGGGGTAACAGCACTTTCGCTATTGTACAGGAAATGTTACGTAGCAAAGTAATCGGTCGTATGAGCCGCTGGAATCCATCAACCGGAGAAATGGAATTGCTGATGGAACGTAGCATGACAGATCTTTATGGTAATCCAGGTTCTCCTGTTACAGAAAAAAACAGTTTTGGAAGAGACGTGGTGATCCCAAAAGATGGCAAGTTGCTGATGAACAATACAACAGGTGCTTCTCCGAAAGGTGATCTTCCATACCTTGCTTATTTTGATCTGGCAACAAAGCAGAATGAGATCATCTGGCGTTGCAAAGAAGATGAATACGAAGTGGTAACTGATATTATTGACCGGAACAGCTTAACGGTTATTACACGTCGTGAAACACAAAACGATGTGCCGAACTATCACATGAAAACAATGAAGGGTGTTGTAGCCAACAGCGGCAAACAACTCACCGACTTCAAAAATCCATATCCACAGTTAGATGGGATCAGCAAACAAAAAATTTCTTACAAGCGTGCAGATGGCGTAGATCTTACAGGTAATCTCTATCTGCCAAAAGGATATGATGTAAAGAAAGATGGTCCGTTACCGGTATTGATGTGGGCATACCCACGTGAGTTTACCAATGCACGTGATGCTGCACAGGTACGTGGATCACAAAATATGTTTACACGCATCAGCTGGGGCAGTCCTATCTTTTGGGTAACACAAGGATATGCTGTTCTCGACGCAGCAGAAATGCCGATCGTAAGCACAAACCCTGATAAAAAACCAAATGATGATTTTATTGAGCAACTGAAATTGAATGCAAGAGCAGCTATTGATAAATTAGCAGCAATGGGAGTTGGCGATAGTACACGTGTTGGTGTGGGTGGTCATAGTTATGGTGCATTTATGACGGCGCATTTATTGTCGCATACCAATTGGTTCAAAGGAGGTATTGCACGCAGTGGTGCTTACAACCGCACACTTACTCCGTTCAGTTTTCAAAACGAAGACCGTACTTATTGGCAGGCTCCGCAATTGTATTTTGATATGAGTCCGTTCAGCTACGCACACAAGATCAAAACACCGATCTTATTGGTACATGGTGATACAGATGACAACACGGGAACGTATCCTATTCAAAGTGAGCGTATGTTCCAGGCATTGAAAGGGAATGGTGGTAATGTGCGTTATGTGAGTTTACCTTACGAAGCACATGGATACCGTGGTAAAGAAAACATCCTTCACCTGTTGTGGGAAGAGCATATGTGGCTGGAGAAATATGTGAAAGGAAAGAAATAG
- the hisB gene encoding bifunctional histidinol-phosphatase/imidazoleglycerol-phosphate dehydratase HisB, translating into MKRVLFIDRDGTLINEAPPTYQLDSFDKLSFYPDVFFYLRKIAAELDYELVMPTNQDGMGTDAFPEDTFWPVHNFVVKSLANEGIVFSDVLIDRTFPHENASTRKPGVGMFTKYLNNPEYDLANSVVIGDRITDVQLAKNLGCKAIWMNIDANLGAAEIQDKVTELRESTIVLETPNWKEIYEFLKLGLRTVTHERNTNETKISVELNVDGSGKASIHTGIGFFDHMLDQIARHGKMDLNISTNGDLHIDEHHTIEDTGLALGEAFGKALADKRGMERYGFALPMDEADAKVLIDFGGRNWIVWNATFKREKIGEMPTEMFFHFFKSFSDAAKCNLNIECHGDNEHHKIEAIFKAFAKAIRMAVKRDPLSNYLPSTKGVL; encoded by the coding sequence ATGAAACGAGTATTATTTATCGACAGAGACGGGACATTAATTAATGAAGCCCCTCCTACTTATCAACTGGATTCGTTTGATAAACTCAGTTTCTATCCTGATGTATTCTTTTACCTACGTAAGATCGCAGCTGAGCTTGATTATGAATTGGTGATGCCCACCAACCAGGATGGTATGGGTACCGATGCTTTTCCTGAAGATACTTTCTGGCCCGTACATAATTTCGTTGTAAAGAGTTTAGCGAATGAAGGCATTGTCTTTAGCGATGTACTCATCGATCGAACGTTTCCTCATGAAAATGCTTCAACCCGAAAGCCTGGTGTTGGCATGTTCACGAAATACCTCAATAATCCGGAATACGATCTGGCAAATTCAGTTGTGATCGGTGATCGTATTACTGATGTACAACTTGCAAAGAACCTTGGCTGCAAAGCCATCTGGATGAATATTGATGCAAATCTTGGTGCTGCTGAAATTCAGGATAAAGTAACAGAGCTGCGTGAATCAACAATTGTGTTAGAAACACCAAACTGGAAAGAGATCTATGAATTTCTCAAACTCGGTTTGCGTACGGTTACGCATGAACGTAATACAAACGAAACAAAGATCAGCGTTGAACTGAATGTTGATGGCAGCGGCAAAGCCAGCATCCATACGGGGATTGGTTTCTTTGATCATATGCTCGACCAGATCGCACGTCACGGCAAAATGGACCTCAACATCAGCACCAACGGTGATCTCCATATTGATGAACACCATACCATTGAAGATACCGGACTAGCATTAGGTGAAGCGTTTGGCAAAGCATTGGCTGATAAACGTGGCATGGAGCGTTATGGTTTTGCATTACCAATGGATGAAGCCGATGCAAAAGTGTTGATCGATTTTGGCGGGCGCAACTGGATCGTTTGGAATGCAACATTCAAACGTGAGAAGATCGGCGAAATGCCAACAGAAATGTTCTTTCACTTCTTCAAATCGTTCAGTGATGCTGCGAAATGCAATCTCAATATCGAATGTCATGGCGATAATGAACATCACAAGATCGAAGCCATCTTCAAAGCATTTGCGAAAGCCATCCGCATGGCGGTGAAGCGTGATCCGTTGAGCAACTACCTGCCGTCAACCAAAGGCGTGTTATAG
- the hisG gene encoding ATP phosphoribosyltransferase has product MMQEKKYTPLSEISGGNAEKPSKLRIAIQKSGRLYDDSVKLLNECGIELRNVKDRLKTESDTFPMEVFFLRDDDIPQYVEDGVADIGIVGENVLFEKNKKAEIVEKLGFGKCRLSLAIPRSETYQGVQSLDGKRIATSYPFLVNEFLKKNNISGDVHEISGSVEIAPGIGLADVVVDLVSSGSTLFMNGLKEVETILQSQSVLIKNNKLNKEQELLLDKLLFRIKAVKKAKRNKYVLMNAPNEKLSDIIALLPGMRSPTVLPLAEGGWSSVHSVLSEDEFWEKIEQLKAAGAEGILVVPIEKMVM; this is encoded by the coding sequence ATGATGCAGGAAAAAAAATACACCCCGCTTAGCGAAATAAGCGGAGGTAATGCAGAAAAACCATCGAAGCTCCGGATTGCAATTCAAAAGAGTGGACGATTGTATGATGATTCCGTAAAACTGTTGAACGAATGCGGTATTGAATTACGTAATGTAAAAGACCGTTTGAAAACAGAAAGTGATACATTCCCCATGGAAGTTTTCTTTTTGCGTGATGATGATATACCACAATACGTTGAAGATGGCGTTGCTGATATTGGCATTGTGGGTGAAAATGTATTGTTTGAAAAAAACAAGAAAGCGGAGATCGTTGAAAAGCTTGGTTTTGGTAAATGTCGTTTGAGTTTGGCTATTCCACGTAGCGAAACTTATCAAGGTGTACAAAGTCTCGATGGCAAACGTATTGCTACCAGTTATCCGTTTTTAGTAAATGAGTTTTTAAAGAAGAATAACATCAGTGGCGATGTACACGAGATCAGTGGCAGTGTTGAAATTGCACCGGGCATTGGGTTAGCTGATGTGGTGGTTGATCTGGTAAGCAGTGGTTCTACTCTTTTTATGAATGGATTGAAAGAAGTAGAAACCATTTTGCAATCACAATCGGTGTTGATCAAAAACAACAAACTCAACAAAGAACAGGAGTTGTTGTTAGATAAATTGCTATTCCGTATCAAAGCCGTCAAGAAAGCAAAGCGTAACAAATATGTGTTGATGAATGCACCAAACGAAAAGTTGAGTGACATCATTGCGCTCCTCCCCGGTATGCGTAGCCCAACAGTATTGCCATTGGCAGAAGGCGGCTGGAGCAGCGTACACAGTGTATTGAGTGAAGATGAGTTCTGGGAAAAAATTGAACAGTTGAAAGCCGCAGGTGCTGAAGGTATATTGGTAGTGCCGATTGAGAAGATGGTGATGTAA
- a CDS encoding universal stress protein, with amino-acid sequence MKTILVPVDFSSTSLNAASYALQYAKQVGGKLMLIHAFQAPLVYPLYQGIEITPEGMREINKRELKLLADQLSELEPLIKVEHLLFDGKLLEVIHDLTDAMQVAFIVMGITGAGKLKETLVGSNTLAVAKNCKVPVLIVPENAAFKKITDIGLTTDFRDVVKTIPDELVKELVKSTAARLHVLNVDFKNRQWTADTPFQSGLIETMFSHYHPQYHFIDKEDMVEGLNEYAEKFSIELLLVVPQKHNLVERIFSGSHTKELVFHSNVPVMVMHE; translated from the coding sequence ATGAAAACGATTCTTGTGCCGGTTGATTTTTCTTCAACATCTCTCAATGCTGCATCATATGCATTACAATATGCCAAACAAGTGGGTGGCAAACTTATGCTCATTCATGCCTTTCAGGCGCCATTGGTTTATCCCTTGTATCAGGGTATTGAAATTACGCCTGAGGGTATGCGTGAGATCAATAAACGTGAATTGAAATTATTGGCGGATCAGTTGTCGGAACTGGAGCCATTGATCAAAGTTGAGCATTTACTCTTTGATGGAAAACTATTGGAAGTGATACATGATCTCACCGACGCCATGCAGGTTGCTTTTATTGTAATGGGCATTACGGGTGCAGGCAAACTCAAAGAAACATTGGTGGGCAGTAATACACTTGCTGTTGCCAAAAATTGTAAAGTACCGGTGTTGATTGTGCCGGAAAATGCAGCATTTAAAAAGATCACTGATATCGGACTCACCACTGATTTCCGGGATGTGGTAAAAACGATTCCGGATGAACTGGTGAAAGAACTGGTTAAGTCAACTGCAGCCAGACTGCATGTGTTGAATGTTGATTTCAAAAACAGGCAATGGACTGCCGACACGCCTTTTCAAAGTGGTTTGATTGAAACCATGTTCAGTCATTATCACCCCCAATATCATTTTATTGATAAAGAAGATATGGTGGAAGGGTTGAATGAATACGCAGAAAAATTCAGTATTGAATTATTATTGGTGGTACCGCAAAAACACAACCTGGTTGAACGGATCTTTTCAGGAAGTCATACGAAGGAACTGGTGTTTCACAGCAATGTACCGGTGATGGTGATGCATGAATAA
- a CDS encoding metallophosphoesterase family protein, translating into MENQKPSFNRRKFLTNTAKVVGVGAVGYIYFSGRDNEVTSVETPPMNKHVFLTKPYLHSLMHNRMTVRWITNKPSYSWVEYGYEPGKLDQKALLVTDGLVNAYDRIHEIHLDELQSGKQYHYRAVSKEVRSFEYEDSIEYGETIYSETYSFNTIIENAEEVNWLVLNDIHDRPSSFPLLLQLNKNNPYDLVFLNGDMFNYQAGEEQIIEHLLKPCCEAFASQKPMLYVRGNHEMRGKFAHQLKDYFSYPEPQFYHYQLGPVLTIVLDTGEEEIDTGFDQSDIYREKQAKWLEEIMQSELYQRAKYRVVMMHIPPFYSFDQKGSRHCKQVFSPLFDRYKVDLVIAGHTHTYGVHPPVKDQHDYPIVIGGGPLEGNRTLIKVNANNQALRLQMLKDDGSIVGEYRIEAER; encoded by the coding sequence ATGGAAAACCAAAAACCTTCTTTCAACAGGCGAAAATTTCTCACCAATACCGCAAAAGTTGTTGGGGTAGGAGCTGTTGGGTACATTTATTTCAGCGGACGTGATAATGAAGTAACATCGGTTGAAACTCCTCCAATGAACAAGCATGTGTTTCTTACAAAGCCATACTTGCATAGCTTGATGCACAACAGGATGACTGTTCGGTGGATCACCAATAAGCCCAGTTACAGTTGGGTTGAATATGGATATGAACCGGGAAAACTTGATCAAAAAGCATTATTGGTTACTGATGGACTGGTAAATGCCTATGACCGGATTCATGAAATTCACTTAGATGAATTGCAATCGGGAAAACAATACCACTACCGTGCTGTATCAAAAGAGGTACGAAGTTTTGAGTATGAAGACAGTATTGAATATGGAGAAACAATTTATAGTGAAACATATAGTTTCAACACGATAATTGAAAATGCTGAAGAAGTAAACTGGCTTGTTCTGAATGATATACATGATAGGCCTTCCTCTTTTCCTTTACTGCTTCAATTAAATAAAAATAATCCATATGATCTGGTGTTCTTAAATGGCGATATGTTCAATTATCAGGCAGGTGAAGAACAGATCATCGAGCATTTACTAAAACCTTGTTGCGAAGCTTTTGCATCGCAAAAGCCGATGTTGTACGTACGAGGAAATCATGAAATGAGAGGAAAGTTTGCCCATCAGCTAAAAGATTATTTTAGTTACCCGGAACCTCAATTTTATCATTATCAATTGGGGCCTGTTTTGACGATTGTATTAGACACAGGCGAAGAGGAAATTGATACGGGGTTTGATCAATCAGATATATACCGGGAGAAACAAGCGAAATGGCTGGAAGAGATCATGCAATCGGAGCTGTATCAAAGAGCAAAGTATAGAGTGGTCATGATGCATATACCGCCTTTTTATTCATTTGACCAGAAAGGATCACGTCATTGTAAACAAGTATTTTCTCCACTATTTGACCGATATAAAGTTGATCTCGTAATAGCAGGACATACCCATACTTATGGCGTGCACCCTCCGGTCAAGGATCAACATGACTATCCGATAGTTATTGGAGGAGGACCGCTTGAGGGAAACCGTACATTAATTAAAGTAAACGCTAACAATCAGGCGCTACGGTTGCAGATGCTGAAAGATGATGGAAGTATCGTTGGGGAATATAGGATAGAAGCCGAACGATAA
- the hisD gene encoding histidinol dehydrogenase: MQIIKHPKKSEWSRLLKRPAIDSSSLEASVTNILHQVKASGDEALKRFSTIYDKVSVDELLVSKEEIDAASETISSELKDAIALAKKNIETFHSKQVSTVEKVETMPGVVCWRKSVAIEKVGLYIPGGTAPLFSTILMLSIPAKIAGCKEIILCTPPGKDGKINAAILYTAKLVGITKIFKTGGAQAIAAMAYGTESVPQVYKIFGPGNQYVTCAKQLVQKDGVAIDMPAGPSEVCVMADDTANASFVAADLLSQAEHGVDSQVLLVSTSEAMINEVLIETAKQLEQLPRKEFAAKALENSKAILLHSTTEMIELVNEYAAEHLIISCTDDETIAEQITNAGSIFLGNYSPESVGDYASGTNHTLPTNGYAKAYSGVSVDSFVKKITYQKLTKEGLQNIGKAVELMAEAEGLEAHANAVRKRSQ, translated from the coding sequence ATGCAGATCATAAAACATCCAAAGAAAAGTGAGTGGAGCAGGTTGCTCAAACGCCCGGCAATTGATTCATCATCACTGGAAGCAAGTGTAACAAATATTCTTCACCAGGTGAAAGCAAGTGGCGATGAAGCGTTGAAACGGTTCTCAACCATTTACGATAAAGTATCGGTTGATGAATTGTTGGTTTCAAAAGAAGAGATCGATGCCGCATCTGAAACTATCAGCAGCGAATTGAAAGATGCGATTGCGCTGGCAAAAAAGAACATTGAAACGTTCCATTCAAAACAAGTAAGCACTGTTGAGAAAGTAGAAACCATGCCCGGTGTTGTTTGCTGGCGCAAATCAGTAGCCATTGAAAAAGTTGGGTTGTATATTCCCGGTGGTACTGCTCCCCTGTTCTCTACTATTTTAATGTTGAGTATTCCTGCAAAAATTGCAGGGTGCAAAGAAATTATTCTGTGTACACCTCCCGGCAAAGATGGGAAGATCAATGCCGCTATTTTATATACAGCGAAACTGGTGGGCATTACAAAAATATTCAAAACAGGCGGTGCGCAGGCCATTGCTGCAATGGCATATGGTACAGAATCTGTTCCGCAGGTTTATAAGATTTTCGGCCCCGGTAATCAATATGTAACCTGTGCCAAACAGTTAGTACAAAAAGATGGGGTTGCCATTGATATGCCCGCCGGCCCGAGTGAAGTATGTGTAATGGCTGATGATACTGCGAATGCATCGTTTGTTGCTGCTGATCTGTTGTCGCAGGCGGAACATGGCGTTGATTCGCAGGTGTTACTGGTGAGCACTTCTGAAGCAATGATCAACGAAGTATTGATCGAGACTGCAAAGCAACTGGAACAATTGCCACGTAAAGAATTTGCGGCAAAAGCATTGGAGAACAGTAAAGCCATATTGCTACACAGCACAACAGAAATGATTGAGTTGGTGAATGAATATGCCGCTGAACATCTGATCATCAGTTGTACAGATGATGAAACAATTGCTGAACAGATCACCAATGCAGGGTCGATCTTCCTTGGCAACTATTCACCCGAAAGTGTAGGCGATTATGCCAGTGGCACCAATCATACGTTACCAACCAACGGTTATGCAAAAGCATACAGTGGTGTAAGTGTAGATAGTTTCGTGAAGAAGATCACTTATCAGAAATTAACAAAAGAAGGTTTACAGAATATTGGAAAAGCTGTTGAATTGATGGCGGAGGCTGAAGGCTTAGAGGCGCATGCGAATGCGGTGAGGAAGAGAAGCCAATAG
- the hisC gene encoding histidinol-phosphate transaminase yields the protein MSFDLSSLLRENIKALVPYSSARDEFHGEAKVYLDANENSIGSPLLKWYNRYPDPQQQKIKQKLSAIKGVSPKQIFIGNGSDECIDLLYRAFCNPGVDNVIICPPTYGMYEVSANINDIELRKAPLLDDFQLNLAHMETLVDEHTKLIWICSPNNPTGNSINMADIEMVLNNFDGIVVVDEAYINFSRQRSLVTLLADYPNLVVIQTLSKAWGLAGLRLGMAFASEEIINVYNKIKPPYNISEAVQELVVKALDNVEDVNEMIKELVKERKRLETELPKLAVVEKVYPSDANFLLVKVVDARGIYEYLLANQIVVRDRSKVLLCEGSLRITVGTAKENDELLSALQKFIV from the coding sequence ATGTCGTTCGATTTAAGCAGTTTACTCAGAGAAAATATCAAAGCCCTTGTTCCCTACTCTTCTGCACGTGATGAATTTCACGGCGAAGCGAAGGTGTATTTGGATGCAAATGAAAACAGCATTGGCTCACCATTGCTGAAATGGTACAACCGTTACCCCGATCCTCAGCAGCAAAAGATCAAACAAAAATTATCTGCGATAAAAGGCGTTTCACCCAAACAGATTTTCATTGGTAATGGCAGCGATGAATGTATTGATCTGCTGTACCGTGCATTCTGCAATCCCGGTGTCGATAATGTAATCATTTGTCCACCAACTTATGGTATGTATGAAGTAAGTGCCAACATCAACGATATTGAATTACGCAAAGCACCGTTGCTGGATGACTTTCAATTGAACCTTGCACACATGGAAACCTTGGTGGATGAACATACCAAACTCATCTGGATTTGTTCACCCAATAACCCAACAGGAAACAGCATCAACATGGCAGATATTGAAATGGTGCTGAATAATTTTGATGGAATTGTGGTGGTGGATGAAGCATATATTAATTTCTCCCGTCAACGTTCATTGGTCACATTGCTCGCCGATTACCCGAACCTCGTGGTAATTCAAACACTCAGCAAAGCATGGGGATTGGCTGGTTTACGTTTAGGTATGGCATTTGCAAGTGAAGAGATCATCAATGTATATAACAAAATTAAACCGCCGTATAACATCAGCGAAGCAGTGCAGGAATTAGTAGTAAAAGCGTTGGACAATGTAGAAGATGTAAACGAGATGATAAAAGAACTGGTGAAAGAACGCAAACGTTTGGAAACAGAATTACCAAAGCTTGCCGTGGTTGAAAAAGTTTATCCAAGTGATGCGAACTTTCTTTTAGTGAAAGTAGTTGATGCAAGAGGCATTTATGAATACTTACTCGCCAATCAGATCGTTGTGCGTGATCGCAGTAAAGTTTTGTTGTGCGAAGGATCACTGCGTATCACTGTTGGAACTGCAAAAGAGAATGATGAGTTATTGAGCGCTCTACAGAAGTTTATTGTTTAG